In Erigeron canadensis isolate Cc75 chromosome 6, C_canadensis_v1, whole genome shotgun sequence, the following are encoded in one genomic region:
- the LOC122605931 gene encoding dCTP pyrophosphatase 1-like: protein MTTPENINPHNDDVSLSDLKKKMADFAKERDWDQFHSPRNLLLALVGEVGELSEIFQWKGEVPKGLPDWEDEEKQHLGEELSDVLLYLVRLSDVCGIDLGKAALRKLEINACKYPVKLCKGSSKKHNQIINNSLPTTNNNISGNIKDDVSHDGV from the exons ATGACTACGCCGGAAAACATAAACCCACATAATGATGACGTCAGCTTATCAGACTTGAAGAAAAAAATGGCTGATTTTGCAAAAGAAAGAGACTGGGATCAGTTTCACAGTCCAAGAAATCTCCTTCTCGCCCTG GTAGGAGAAGTAGGAGAATTATCCGAGATATTTCAATGGAAAGGTGAGGTACCGAAAGGACTTCCAgattgggaagatgaagaaaaacaacACCTTGGTGAAGAATTATCAGATGTGTTGCTATATCTTGTAAGGCTATCAGATGTATGTGGTATTGATCTTGGCAAGGCTGCACTTAGAAAACTTGAAATCAATGCTTGTAAGTATCCAGTCAAGCTTTGCAAAGGTTCTTCCAAAAAGCATAATCAAATCATAAACAACTCTTTACccaccaccaacaacaacatTAGCGGCAATATCAAGGATGATGTCTCCCATGATGGTGTttga